A DNA window from Armatimonadota bacterium contains the following coding sequences:
- a CDS encoding DUF2752 domain-containing protein, with product MVKFDPGYSKKQLAGHLQWFVSWVIVTGFALYLSPDPAGHGTHTHLGLPACPSVSLFGRLCPGCGLTTSFTATLHGRFDLAWQANPFGTLFYLLFTISAIGCGIGYWRGSRFNTDARPIQAFMGVLVALYLGFGVWRFTTQPVPTLESQLNKLGVQVRN from the coding sequence ATGGTTAAGTTCGATCCGGGATATTCCAAGAAGCAGTTGGCGGGCCATTTGCAATGGTTTGTTTCCTGGGTGATTGTCACCGGGTTCGCGCTCTACCTCTCGCCTGATCCTGCTGGACATGGCACACACACACACCTTGGCTTGCCCGCTTGTCCTTCGGTTAGCCTTTTTGGCCGGCTGTGCCCTGGCTGCGGATTGACGACTTCGTTTACGGCAACACTCCACGGACGGTTCGACCTCGCCTGGCAAGCGAACCCGTTCGGAACGTTGTTTTATCTGTTGTTCACGATCAGCGCGATCGGATGCGGGATTGGGTACTGGCGTGGGAGTCGGTTCAATACGGACGCTCGGCCAATCCAGGCGTTTATGGGTGTACTCGTGGCGCTTTACCTCGGATTTGGCGTCTGGCGATTTACGACCCAGCCGGTGCCGACGTTGGAATCTCAGCTCAATAAGTTAGGTGTTCAGGTTCGGAATTGA
- a CDS encoding amidohydrolase family protein, with amino-acid sequence MLAAFVLASVQTVLLHGGTIYDGSGAKPYLGSVRIRGEQILAVGRLKPVSGEPVIELKGLAIAPGFIDAHSHAAGNISKDPLAVSQITQGITTSVVGQDGGWSQPVADEFKELESLKPAINFALFTGHGGIRGQVLGDNYKRLATPEEIAKMQLLVKADMEAGAIGLSSGLEYDPGYYSNTAELIALAKMTQPYDGLYISHVRDEADRTFESFDELVQIGKSAGIRTQISHIKLGSAKVWGKAGDVDAILSNSKVSADVYPYLFWQSTISALSPSRDWEDRSIWVKGLADVGGAQNVRLTSYTHEPSWVGKTLTEIAKITGKDPISIIQEILRKTEGPDGSGRQSVAVTAMQDRDLNHFIKHPKIMFCSDGSIGGSHPRGAGSFPRILAVYVREKKLITLQEAIRKMTSLTAETFRLPKRGRLKPGYVADIVAFDPMTIRDNATASEPKLLSTGMKYVWVSGVKTLAQGKPTLLRNGKSVRRQP; translated from the coding sequence ATGCTTGCTGCCTTTGTCCTCGCTTCGGTCCAAACGGTCCTTTTGCACGGAGGGACGATCTATGATGGGTCAGGTGCCAAACCGTATTTGGGCTCGGTTAGAATACGCGGCGAACAGATTTTGGCAGTCGGCAGGCTGAAGCCAGTATCAGGAGAACCCGTCATCGAGCTCAAAGGTCTTGCGATCGCTCCCGGATTCATCGACGCGCACTCTCACGCAGCCGGCAACATCAGCAAAGATCCCCTCGCAGTCTCACAGATCACCCAAGGAATCACGACCTCTGTGGTAGGACAAGATGGCGGCTGGAGCCAACCCGTCGCGGATGAATTCAAAGAACTAGAATCACTCAAGCCAGCGATCAACTTCGCTCTGTTCACCGGACACGGCGGGATTCGCGGCCAAGTCCTCGGCGATAACTACAAGCGGCTCGCCACGCCAGAAGAGATCGCCAAAATGCAACTCCTGGTCAAGGCAGATATGGAAGCGGGCGCTATCGGCCTCTCGAGTGGACTCGAATACGATCCCGGATACTACAGCAACACCGCAGAACTCATAGCCCTAGCCAAGATGACCCAGCCATATGATGGGCTCTACATCAGCCATGTACGCGATGAGGCTGACCGCACTTTTGAGTCCTTCGACGAACTCGTTCAAATCGGCAAATCCGCAGGAATTCGAACCCAGATTTCGCACATCAAGCTAGGTTCGGCAAAGGTTTGGGGCAAAGCTGGCGATGTCGATGCGATCCTGTCCAACTCGAAAGTCAGTGCAGATGTTTATCCATACCTATTCTGGCAATCCACGATTTCAGCACTCTCCCCAAGTCGCGACTGGGAAGATCGATCAATTTGGGTCAAAGGACTGGCCGATGTCGGCGGAGCACAAAATGTCCGGCTCACCAGCTACACCCACGAACCCAGTTGGGTTGGCAAAACGCTCACAGAGATCGCTAAGATTACAGGCAAAGATCCGATCAGTATCATTCAAGAAATCTTGCGAAAAACAGAAGGGCCAGATGGGTCCGGGCGTCAGAGCGTTGCCGTGACAGCAATGCAGGATCGTGACCTCAATCACTTCATCAAACATCCCAAGATCATGTTCTGCAGCGATGGAAGCATCGGAGGATCACACCCACGAGGCGCTGGCTCTTTCCCCAGAATCCTTGCAGTTTATGTTCGAGAGAAGAAGCTGATTACGCTCCAAGAAGCGATCCGCAAGATGACTTCACTGACCGCTGAAACGTTTCGCTTGCCAAAGCGCGGAAGGCTCAAGCCAGGTTACGTCGCTGACATCGTGGCGTTTGATCCAATGACCATTCGAGATAACGCGACTGCTTCCGAGCCAAAACTCCTCAGCACAGGCATGAAATACGTCTGGGTCTCAGGCGTCAAAACGCTCGCCCAAGGGAAGCCAACGCTGCTTCGCAACGGCAAGAGTGTCCGCAGACAGCCTTAG
- a CDS encoding SDR family NAD(P)-dependent oxidoreductase, translating into MAKFRRAIVVGGTSGLGYELVLQLLQRKCRVAAIGRNIDSLKPLQRVHGDLLISVEHDVRDYSMVPELFQQLCGELDGLDLIIYCAGLMPPVAINEFDFEKDLGMIETNVSGAVAWINQAALRFQNTRRGTIVGIGSVAGDRGRAGQPVYNASKAFLHVYLESVRNRLAKHRVRVTSIKPGPMATNMTAHLDQRKMMTVDEAATRVLKLAGKQGEFYLNWKHMVAMAIIKRLPGWVLRRIRL; encoded by the coding sequence ATGGCAAAGTTTCGGCGCGCAATTGTGGTTGGGGGTACTTCTGGACTGGGGTACGAACTTGTGTTACAACTGCTCCAGCGCAAGTGCCGTGTTGCTGCTATCGGACGAAACATTGATTCCCTCAAGCCATTGCAGAGAGTCCATGGCGACTTACTGATCTCTGTGGAACACGATGTTCGGGACTATTCGATGGTGCCGGAGTTGTTCCAACAGTTGTGCGGTGAGCTTGATGGGCTGGATTTGATCATTTACTGTGCCGGCCTGATGCCTCCGGTTGCGATCAACGAGTTCGATTTTGAGAAAGATCTCGGAATGATCGAGACCAATGTCTCGGGTGCGGTTGCTTGGATCAATCAGGCAGCGCTCAGGTTTCAGAACACTCGGCGGGGGACTATCGTTGGGATCGGAAGCGTTGCGGGAGATCGAGGAAGAGCGGGTCAACCGGTTTACAATGCGAGCAAGGCGTTTTTGCATGTTTATCTCGAATCGGTTCGAAATCGGTTGGCGAAGCACCGCGTGAGAGTGACGTCCATCAAGCCTGGACCGATGGCGACCAACATGACCGCGCATTTGGATCAGCGGAAAATGATGACGGTCGACGAAGCGGCAACCCGGGTACTGAAGTTGGCGGGCAAGCAGGGCGAATTCTATTTGAATTGGAAGCACATGGTCGCGATGGCGATCATCAAGCGACTTCCAGGGTGGGTTTTACGGCGCATCCGTTTGTGA
- a CDS encoding FAD-binding oxidoreductase, with protein MEAHGRDGDHQATSRVGFTAHPFVSSGEPMRVLPAESVRWLSGFGNPAGSAAYVFEPRNVEELRYLLASARAAGKQVVLRGSGRSYGAPSVLSEGLAISLAKMNRFLGIEDGIALVEGGATLSELWRASLPRQYWPEIVSGTALPTVAGAISMNIHGKNAFKAGTYGEQLVGIELLRPNGELVRMSPTHPEFWAVVGGAGLFGIVVRAWVRVHAVPSGGVQVHARSIKSLSEQFEAFREFGASADYMVSWVDCFGGGRGLFHAANYAETKIGFDPAKQLPAGRIGKVMPRDQAWKLLKPFTNKFGMRTVNAVKYGLGRALSSSKPHVESLAAFNFLLDSMPGWEQSYGESGLMQIQIFVPEDRAELVFGEVIEMQNRMGLVSFLGVMKKHKSSPALLDYSVDGYSLAMDFPRSSDPRLLQELGIKIADFVIASGGKFYLAKDDLLTPAQFEKMHGIEAVQRFKLMREIADPERLLSSELAKRLNLA; from the coding sequence TTGGAAGCACATGGTCGCGATGGCGATCATCAAGCGACTTCCAGGGTGGGTTTTACGGCGCATCCGTTTGTGAGTTCCGGCGAGCCGATGCGGGTTTTGCCGGCAGAATCGGTGCGTTGGCTGAGCGGATTCGGAAATCCTGCCGGTTCTGCGGCGTATGTTTTCGAGCCGCGCAACGTCGAGGAACTTCGATATCTCTTGGCTTCAGCGCGGGCCGCTGGCAAGCAGGTTGTCTTGCGTGGATCGGGACGTAGTTATGGTGCTCCAAGTGTCCTCAGCGAAGGTCTCGCGATTTCTCTCGCCAAGATGAACCGATTCTTGGGGATCGAGGATGGCATTGCTCTGGTTGAAGGTGGCGCGACGCTCTCGGAACTGTGGCGCGCTTCTCTTCCCAGACAATACTGGCCCGAAATCGTGAGTGGGACTGCACTTCCGACCGTTGCTGGTGCCATCAGCATGAATATCCACGGCAAGAACGCGTTTAAGGCTGGGACTTATGGGGAGCAGCTGGTAGGGATAGAGCTTCTTCGTCCGAACGGCGAGTTGGTTCGGATGTCTCCCACTCACCCCGAGTTTTGGGCGGTTGTCGGCGGGGCGGGCCTATTTGGGATTGTTGTTCGCGCTTGGGTCAGAGTTCATGCGGTCCCGAGCGGCGGTGTGCAGGTTCATGCCCGGTCGATCAAGAGCCTGAGCGAGCAGTTTGAGGCGTTTCGAGAATTCGGTGCCAGCGCGGACTACATGGTGAGCTGGGTTGACTGTTTTGGAGGCGGTCGTGGGCTTTTTCATGCGGCGAACTACGCCGAGACAAAGATCGGATTCGATCCCGCTAAGCAGCTTCCGGCCGGACGGATTGGGAAGGTGATGCCTCGCGACCAAGCGTGGAAGTTGCTCAAGCCATTCACTAACAAGTTCGGCATGCGGACGGTCAATGCGGTGAAATATGGTCTGGGCCGCGCTTTGTCCAGTTCGAAGCCGCACGTCGAATCACTTGCCGCCTTCAATTTTTTGCTTGATTCTATGCCTGGCTGGGAGCAGAGTTACGGCGAGTCTGGGCTGATGCAAATTCAGATTTTCGTTCCTGAAGACCGCGCCGAGTTGGTCTTTGGCGAAGTGATCGAGATGCAGAATCGCATGGGACTGGTGAGTTTTCTCGGCGTGATGAAAAAGCACAAATCGAGCCCAGCGCTGCTGGATTATTCGGTGGATGGCTACTCGCTGGCGATGGACTTTCCGCGTTCATCCGATCCTCGGCTATTGCAGGAATTGGGGATCAAGATCGCCGATTTTGTTATTGCATCGGGCGGCAAATTCTATTTGGCGAAGGATGATTTGCTGACGCCAGCACAATTCGAGAAAATGCACGGGATAGAGGCGGTTCAGCGCTTCAAATTGATGCGCGAAATTGCTGATCCAGAGCGGCTGCTGAGTAGTGAACTCGCCAAACGATTGAACTTAGCCTAG
- a CDS encoding redoxin family protein, with protein sequence MKSWWLLAMVASLPLTMAFVWHRGGARQETEVSIVRTADLWSPAEAGIGRFVPPASLPDLAGKATNWTQFAGKRGTVILLTSATCPVSKRMTTATIDLAKKYQIQGFGFVVVNVAPDEDAKEISAQKSRLGLPYLVDKKGEFSKTLGAKTTTEVFVVDTARTLLYRGALSDQYGVGMVSDSARNPYLADALDQIVRGEPITIEATHAPGCALASSESVPKIAGVTYTREVSRILQRNCVSCHRPGGVGPFRLDNFKDVKARGPMIAGVTKDRIMPPWFANPAEGQPKWANDRSLSESDIATLQSWVQAGTPEGDPKDLPIPVKYPSEWTIGKPDLIVQLPQPVPVKADGFMNYVNITVPLNLTEDKWVTATQILPTDRAVVHHVLVFITENGRRFTSDDEGVSGFFAGYVPGTDSFVMPAGLAKKLPKGSQLRFQIHYTPNGVATTDQLRLGLKFTSEPPKQELKTVALANLRFEIPPFDPNHRVEARLKVPFDAEIQTFMPHMHVRGKAYRYEVILPSGEKKLLLDIPHYDFNWQLQYVPIEPIKVPKGSSLIGTAWFDNSKENPANPNPAATVRFGDQTYEEMMLGYFNYTGGTGRLRNRLFGGN encoded by the coding sequence ATGAAGAGTTGGTGGCTTTTGGCAATGGTGGCGAGTTTGCCTCTCACGATGGCGTTTGTTTGGCATCGAGGAGGCGCGCGGCAAGAAACCGAAGTTTCGATCGTTCGTACCGCTGATCTTTGGAGTCCTGCCGAAGCTGGGATTGGGCGATTTGTGCCCCCCGCTTCCCTGCCTGATCTTGCCGGAAAAGCGACGAACTGGACTCAATTTGCGGGTAAACGCGGCACCGTGATCCTGCTGACCAGTGCGACCTGCCCTGTCAGCAAGCGCATGACTACGGCAACCATTGATCTGGCGAAGAAGTATCAAATACAAGGATTCGGCTTCGTGGTAGTCAACGTCGCTCCTGACGAGGATGCCAAAGAGATTTCGGCTCAAAAGAGCCGGCTCGGACTGCCCTATTTGGTGGACAAAAAGGGTGAATTCTCGAAGACACTGGGTGCGAAAACGACTACCGAAGTTTTTGTGGTGGACACTGCGCGAACGCTGCTCTACCGCGGCGCACTCTCGGATCAATATGGAGTCGGCATGGTTTCCGATTCGGCGCGCAACCCCTACCTGGCGGATGCCCTAGACCAGATTGTGCGCGGGGAGCCGATCACCATTGAAGCGACCCACGCTCCTGGATGCGCTCTGGCGAGTTCGGAGTCTGTCCCGAAGATCGCCGGCGTGACGTACACCCGCGAAGTCAGCCGGATTTTGCAGCGCAACTGTGTGAGCTGCCATCGACCAGGTGGAGTTGGGCCGTTTCGGTTGGACAACTTCAAGGATGTCAAGGCACGTGGGCCGATGATCGCTGGGGTCACAAAGGATCGCATTATGCCGCCCTGGTTTGCGAATCCGGCAGAGGGACAACCGAAATGGGCGAATGATCGCAGCCTGAGTGAGTCGGACATCGCGACGCTGCAATCTTGGGTGCAAGCAGGGACTCCTGAAGGCGATCCGAAAGACTTGCCAATCCCCGTCAAATATCCATCCGAATGGACCATCGGCAAACCCGATTTGATCGTGCAGTTGCCTCAGCCGGTGCCGGTGAAGGCCGATGGATTCATGAATTACGTCAATATCACAGTGCCGCTGAACCTCACTGAGGATAAGTGGGTGACTGCGACGCAAATTCTCCCTACGGACCGAGCCGTGGTCCACCATGTTTTGGTGTTTATCACGGAAAATGGACGGCGATTCACTTCAGACGATGAAGGAGTTTCGGGCTTTTTCGCGGGATATGTGCCGGGGACGGACTCGTTTGTGATGCCTGCTGGACTGGCGAAGAAACTTCCAAAGGGGTCCCAACTTCGGTTCCAGATTCACTACACTCCGAACGGAGTGGCCACCACTGACCAGCTTCGATTGGGACTCAAGTTTACATCCGAGCCACCGAAGCAGGAATTGAAGACGGTTGCGCTCGCAAATCTGCGATTTGAGATTCCGCCATTTGATCCCAATCACCGCGTCGAAGCAAGGTTGAAGGTGCCTTTTGATGCCGAAATTCAGACCTTCATGCCGCACATGCACGTTCGTGGAAAGGCGTATCGTTACGAGGTGATTTTGCCGTCGGGTGAGAAGAAGTTGTTACTCGATATTCCGCATTACGACTTCAATTGGCAGCTGCAGTATGTGCCGATTGAACCTATCAAAGTGCCAAAAGGGTCCTCCCTCATCGGGACGGCTTGGTTCGATAATTCTAAAGAAAATCCAGCCAATCCGAACCCGGCCGCGACGGTGCGGTTTGGCGATCAAACCTATGAAGAGATGATGCTAGGATATTTCAACTATACTGGCGGAACCGGACGACTTCGAAATCGTTTGTTCGGTGGAAACTGA
- a CDS encoding VOC family protein: MQLLSKGFHHITTIAGDPQANLDFYVGTLGMKLVKQTVNHDDATMYHFYFGDEIGRPGTLLTSFPIPGAGPSIPGAGEVSRIVFGVSAAGMDVLVRKLGGTRVTRRFGTDEVVFNDPDGLELALVVDPSIQHDRLGRVVRVDIQWMTDRNTPRVLEGLFGAERIGEESGIQRYQIGDGMVDLVPTNHTRFGRGGQGSVHHIAFRSKDEADSGAMRSAALDLGLRITEVIDRNYFKSMYFREPGGVLFEIATDGPGMDVDEPIEALGQSFVLPPWMESHRAEILQVLPSVSIPGLEVSV, from the coding sequence ATGCAACTACTTTCAAAGGGATTTCACCATATCACGACGATTGCTGGCGACCCTCAAGCCAACCTGGATTTCTATGTCGGGACGCTTGGGATGAAGCTCGTGAAGCAGACTGTGAATCATGACGATGCCACTATGTATCACTTTTATTTTGGTGATGAGATCGGTCGTCCTGGGACGTTGTTGACGAGTTTCCCGATTCCTGGGGCTGGACCTTCTATCCCTGGCGCGGGCGAAGTTTCTCGAATCGTCTTCGGAGTTAGCGCAGCCGGAATGGACGTTTTGGTTCGAAAGCTGGGTGGCACTCGAGTGACACGGAGATTCGGAACGGACGAGGTGGTTTTCAACGATCCAGACGGACTTGAATTAGCCCTAGTCGTTGACCCGAGCATTCAGCATGATCGATTAGGGCGAGTCGTAAGAGTCGATATCCAGTGGATGACTGACCGGAATACGCCTAGAGTCTTGGAAGGGCTATTCGGTGCGGAGAGGATCGGCGAGGAAAGCGGCATTCAACGCTATCAGATCGGTGATGGCATGGTCGATCTGGTGCCGACGAATCACACGCGATTCGGACGAGGCGGGCAAGGTTCGGTACACCACATCGCCTTTCGATCCAAGGACGAGGCTGACTCTGGCGCGATGCGCTCAGCGGCTCTTGACCTGGGACTACGAATAACGGAAGTCATTGATCGCAACTACTTTAAGTCGATGTATTTCCGGGAGCCTGGCGGAGTGCTGTTTGAGATCGCTACCGACGGCCCAGGGATGGACGTTGATGAACCAATCGAAGCCCTGGGGCAGTCTTTCGTTTTACCGCCGTGGATGGAGTCGCACCGGGCTGAGATTTTGCAGGTCCTTCCCAGTGTTTCGATCCCAGGATTGGAAGTATCCGTATGA
- a CDS encoding pyridoxal-phosphate dependent enzyme — MSEKLGIDLWIKRDDLTGFALGGNKGRKLEYLMARAVADGIEAIVTCGAAQSNFIRQLGAACSVCGIECHAAIMQLPFDSSAEKIEVEAVEPGNGNILLDQILGINLHLFPDDDWEVLYDYAAKICAELQAGGKKVMNIPVGGSNFLGAYAFTQAALELAEEFDTIVFASSSGSTHVGLATALHGSKTKVLGIACDPEPEIVHDFAALSESLARETGMPKITAEEFNVNLDFVGAGYGIASEEGMIALKNLAQTEGIFLDPIYTAKAFAALIHLATTGKLRGKVLFWHTGGIPALFGSIPNLNT, encoded by the coding sequence ATGAGCGAAAAATTGGGCATCGACTTATGGATAAAGCGCGACGACCTCACTGGTTTCGCTCTTGGAGGGAATAAAGGCCGGAAATTGGAATATTTGATGGCAAGAGCGGTCGCAGATGGCATCGAGGCCATCGTTACCTGTGGCGCCGCGCAAAGCAACTTTATCCGGCAACTGGGTGCGGCCTGCTCTGTTTGCGGCATCGAGTGCCACGCCGCCATCATGCAACTCCCGTTCGACTCCAGCGCCGAAAAGATCGAAGTCGAAGCGGTCGAACCAGGAAATGGCAACATCCTACTCGACCAGATCCTCGGTATCAACTTGCACCTTTTCCCAGACGACGACTGGGAAGTTCTTTACGATTACGCCGCCAAAATTTGCGCCGAACTCCAAGCCGGAGGCAAAAAGGTGATGAACATACCGGTTGGAGGGAGTAACTTTTTGGGGGCATACGCCTTCACCCAAGCTGCACTCGAGCTGGCCGAGGAGTTTGATACCATCGTGTTTGCTAGCAGTTCAGGGAGCACCCACGTCGGATTGGCTACTGCATTACACGGTTCGAAGACCAAAGTTCTTGGCATCGCGTGCGATCCAGAACCCGAAATTGTCCACGACTTCGCCGCCCTCAGCGAAAGCCTCGCTCGTGAAACCGGCATGCCTAAGATTACGGCCGAGGAATTCAATGTGAACCTGGACTTCGTCGGTGCAGGATACGGAATCGCAAGTGAAGAGGGAATGATTGCCCTCAAAAACCTAGCCCAAACAGAAGGCATCTTTCTGGACCCGATCTACACTGCAAAGGCTTTCGCAGCTTTGATCCATCTCGCGACAACGGGGAAACTCAGGGGCAAAGTGCTTTTCTGGCACACTGGCGGAATTCCGGCACTCTTTGGTTCAATTCCGAACCTGAACACCTAA
- the truB gene encoding tRNA pseudouridine(55) synthase TruB, with protein MLGILLIDKEPGMTSHDVVAKIRRKLNTKRVGHAGTLDPMATGLLVIAVGPATRFLQYLPLEPKEYEFKVKFGQETNTQDAEGEVVATKDVPGNLQTLVDEFLPKLVGTIEQIPPMFSAVKKDGKPLYALARQGVEIEREPRQVTIFKLEVFGWEGEQAWFRCQCSGGTYVRTLAHDLGQMVGCGAHVTELNRVQVGRFQLEDAVQLGDLIPEDLIPLESALLPRPIVKLDARSAALAYNGQQVAVRPVPDADFVAIAEASGRVFGMAKVTEHGFLQPECVIPAEAVHG; from the coding sequence ATGCTTGGAATCTTGCTGATTGATAAGGAACCTGGAATGACTTCGCATGACGTTGTGGCGAAGATTCGGCGCAAACTCAATACAAAGCGAGTGGGACATGCTGGCACTCTCGATCCGATGGCGACGGGGCTGCTGGTGATTGCTGTTGGCCCTGCGACACGCTTTTTGCAATATCTGCCGCTTGAACCTAAAGAATACGAATTTAAGGTTAAGTTTGGGCAAGAAACCAACACTCAAGACGCTGAGGGCGAAGTGGTCGCTACCAAGGATGTGCCAGGAAACTTGCAAACTTTGGTCGATGAGTTTTTACCGAAACTGGTCGGTACGATCGAGCAGATTCCGCCGATGTTCTCTGCGGTGAAGAAGGACGGCAAGCCCTTGTATGCGCTTGCGCGGCAGGGTGTGGAGATCGAACGCGAACCTCGACAAGTGACCATTTTTAAGCTTGAAGTTTTTGGATGGGAGGGTGAACAGGCGTGGTTCCGATGTCAATGTTCGGGCGGAACGTACGTGCGAACTTTGGCGCATGATCTTGGACAAATGGTGGGTTGTGGTGCTCACGTTACGGAGCTAAACCGTGTACAAGTTGGCCGGTTTCAACTTGAAGATGCTGTGCAACTTGGTGACCTTATTCCTGAAGATTTGATTCCTCTGGAAAGCGCGCTGTTGCCACGCCCGATTGTCAAGCTTGATGCGCGTAGTGCGGCGCTTGCCTACAACGGTCAACAGGTGGCGGTGCGGCCTGTGCCCGATGCTGATTTTGTTGCAATCGCCGAAGCGTCAGGGCGCGTCTTTGGAATGGCGAAGGTCACCGAACACGGATTTTTGCAGCCCGAGTGCGTGATTCCTGCCGAAGCGGTTCATGGTTAA
- a CDS encoding alpha/beta hydrolase, with translation MSYAYNFIQGKEGHPVVFAFHGTGGDEHQMVPFSTRVAPDSHLITPRGDVLENGTALRFFRRFGEGVLDVEDLKFRAGELANWFPEPLEKHGLAGLPIHGIGYSNGASILGGITLLYPGSFSKVVLLRPMVPFEPDSMPDLSGISALILASEEDDITPIAGARRLVEILRAAGAAVEFHVVPGGHGLTQADVDAAKSFLEMP, from the coding sequence ATGAGTTACGCCTACAATTTTATCCAAGGAAAAGAAGGTCATCCTGTCGTGTTCGCCTTCCACGGGACCGGGGGCGACGAGCATCAGATGGTGCCATTCTCAACCCGAGTGGCACCGGATTCACACCTCATCACTCCTCGCGGCGACGTGCTTGAAAACGGCACTGCGCTCCGGTTTTTTCGGAGATTTGGGGAGGGTGTTCTGGATGTCGAGGACCTGAAATTCAGAGCTGGAGAGCTTGCAAACTGGTTCCCGGAGCCCTTGGAAAAGCACGGTCTTGCCGGACTGCCGATACATGGGATTGGATACTCGAACGGTGCGAGCATCCTTGGAGGCATCACCTTGCTTTACCCTGGTTCGTTCAGTAAGGTGGTCTTGCTGCGACCGATGGTGCCTTTTGAGCCGGATTCGATGCCTGATTTGTCTGGAATCTCGGCGCTGATCTTGGCCAGTGAGGAAGACGACATCACTCCAATTGCTGGCGCGCGGCGGCTAGTGGAAATCCTAAGGGCGGCCGGAGCAGCCGTAGAATTCCACGTGGTTCCAGGTGGGCATGGTCTCACTCAAGCGGATGTTGACGCCGCGAAATCCTTCTTAGAAATGCCTTGA
- a CDS encoding bifunctional oligoribonuclease/PAP phosphatase NrnA, with amino-acid sequence MPFDSTLAERFDLLLSQAQRVFVACHLNPDGDALGSALAMSQYLQHRGVPHEVLCNNDAPFNLKFLPGVTKVTLQPKGEQADVAIVLDLDSFDRLGRVRPYIEAADTVILIDHHVPHEAQGDLRIVNVESPATALVVHQLFKAVGYRPSAEAATCLLTGIVTDTGSFRFRNTTAEALHASAELLECGGDLALVGREVYMNRPLKSIELVGRTLSNMQLDLDGKLAWSVLTIDDFSEFGAEEQHTEGLANELLSIDTVHIAVIIRQPTTGKVRASIRSREPYDVSKVAQKFGGGGHRNAAGCTFDLPIEQAETELIEEIKKCLESC; translated from the coding sequence ATGCCGTTTGATTCTACGCTCGCAGAGCGATTTGACTTGCTCCTCAGCCAAGCTCAGCGGGTTTTTGTGGCGTGCCACCTAAACCCGGATGGTGATGCGCTGGGCTCTGCGCTTGCCATGAGTCAATACTTGCAGCATCGCGGAGTGCCGCATGAAGTGCTTTGCAACAACGATGCCCCATTTAACTTGAAGTTCCTGCCAGGCGTGACCAAGGTGACGTTGCAACCGAAGGGAGAGCAGGCAGATGTTGCGATCGTTTTGGACTTAGACAGCTTCGATCGTTTGGGGCGGGTTCGGCCCTACATCGAGGCGGCGGATACCGTTATTTTGATCGACCACCACGTTCCGCATGAAGCACAAGGCGACTTGCGGATTGTCAACGTGGAATCGCCAGCCACGGCGCTTGTCGTGCATCAACTCTTTAAGGCGGTCGGTTATCGCCCTTCCGCAGAAGCTGCCACTTGCCTGCTAACCGGGATCGTAACGGATACCGGTAGTTTTAGGTTCCGAAACACTACTGCGGAGGCGCTTCACGCTTCGGCTGAGCTTTTGGAATGCGGTGGCGATTTGGCGTTGGTCGGGCGAGAGGTTTACATGAACCGACCGCTGAAGAGCATTGAACTCGTCGGACGGACGCTGAGCAATATGCAGTTGGATCTGGACGGCAAACTGGCTTGGTCGGTGTTGACGATCGATGATTTTTCAGAATTTGGTGCGGAGGAGCAGCACACCGAAGGGCTCGCGAACGAACTACTTTCCATCGACACGGTTCATATTGCGGTGATTATTCGTCAGCCCACAACTGGGAAGGTTCGTGCGAGCATTCGAAGCCGGGAGCCGTATGATGTGAGTAAGGTCGCGCAGAAATTTGGTGGCGGGGGTCATCGCAATGCGGCGGGATGCACTTTTGATTTGCCCATCGAACAGGCGGAGACCGAACTTATTGAGGAGATTAAGAAATGCTTGGAATCTTGCTGA